Genomic segment of Microbacterium hydrocarbonoxydans:
GCCACACCGAACCACGCGCCCCAGGCCACGGTGCGTTTCAGCACGCGATGCACCTGTCGCTCGTCGCCGGCACCGAGCTCTTTGCCGATCAGCGCCTGTGCGGCGATCGCCAGCGCGTCGAGCGCGAATGCCGCGGCCGAGAAGATCGTGAACACGATCTGCCATCCTGCGAGCTCGTCGGTGCCGATGCCGGTGGCGACGGCGACCGTCGCCAGCAGGGCGATGCGCAGGCTCACTGTGCGCAGGAACAGCCAGCCCCCCGAACGCGCTGTGCTGCCCATCCCCTCTCGCCGGGCCTTCAACGAGGCGTCGTGCGTCGCCGCGAGGCGCCTGATCACGAGCACGTAGGCACCGACCATGCCCCACTGGGCGACGACCGTGCCGGCGGCCGACCCCGCGATGCCCCACCCGAGCCCGTAGATGAAGACGACGTTGAGCAGCGCGTTGGCGCCGAACCCGAGACCGGCGATCCACAGAGGAGTCATCGTGTCCTGCATCCCGCGCAGCAGCCCTGTCGCGGCGAACACGATGAGCATCGCCGGCAGCCCCCACATCGAGACGACGAGATAGTCGCCCGCAGCGGCGGCCACCGCGTCGCTCGCGCCGAAGAGCGACACGAGCCAGGGTGAGGCCGCCGCGCCTGCGGCGGCGAGCACGGCCCCGATCGCGAGGGCGAGCCACATGCCGTTGATGCCGACCGAGACGGCCTCTCCCGGCCGGCCGGCGCCGAACAGTCGGGCGACCGCCGGGGTGGTCGAGTAGGCGAGGAAGACCATGAGCCCGACGATCGTCTGCAGCACCGCGCCCGCGATGCCGAGACCCGCGAGCGGCGTCGTGCCGAGGTGGCCGACCAGCGCCGCGTCGACGATCAGGAAAGCCGGCTCGGCGATCAGGGCGCCGAGGGCCGGGACGGCGAGGCGCAGGATCTCGCGGTTGAGAGTGCGCTCGGTCATGATCCGAGCCTATGGGCTGCCCCACGGAAGACGGTCGAACGCGCGTGCGGCCTCCGTGATCTCGTGCAGTCGTACCCTGGAAGGACCAGGATGCGACGGAGGTGCATCATGACGGATCCTCGAGAAGCCGCGGCGAGGTATCTCGCGCGGCAGCGACAGGGCGGGGACGGCGAGGACGACGCCGAAGCGGGCGCGACTCCGGGAACCGCCACTTCCGCCGACCGGGCTGCGTTCGTCGAGACGGCCATCCAGGTCGCGATCCGCAGGGGGGACTTCGACGATCTCCCCGGGGCGGGCAAGCCCCTGGAAGGACTCGGCACGCACCACGACCCTGACTGGTGGATCCGGCGCAAGATCGAGCAGGAGAACCTGACGGGCCTCGGCCCTCCGGCGATCCTGCTGCGCACCGAGGACCGCGAGCTCGACGATCAGCTCGACCTGCTCGGACGGGAGGCCGACGTGCGGTCGGTGCTCGAGGACTTCAATCGCCGGGTGCTCGAAGCCCGACGCCAGCTGCAGGGCGGTCCGCCGGTCGTGACGAAGCCTCGCGACATCGACGCCGAGGTCGCAGCGTGGGCCGAACGGCGGGCGGCGCGGTTCGCGGCCCGTGCCGCGCAGGCGCCCGAGCAGCCGCGGCGACGTCGGTTCGGCCTCCGTCGCCGGGCGTGACGGCTCCTGCCCGAATGTCGGAGCGGCGCATAGGCTGGTCGGCATGACCGACGTGCTTCCCTCTGGCCTCGAGACCTCCGAGTTCAGCTCCGACATCCGCCCGCAGGACGACCTGTACCGCCACGTCAACGGCGCCTGGCTCGCCCGTACCGAGATCCCCGGCGACAAGGCGCGGTGGGGCTCCTTCCATCTGCTCGCCGAGCAGGCCGAGAAAGACGTCAGAGCGATCATCGAGGAGTCGCAGGATGCCGAGTCGGGCACCCTCGCCCGCAAGATCGGCGACCTGTTCGCGAGCTTCATGGACACCGAGCGCATCGACGCGGCCGGAGCCACGCCCCTCGCCGAGACGCTGGCCGAGATCGAGGCGATCGACGACATCCCCGCGTTCCTGCGCACGGTCGGAGCCTACGACCGCGACGGCCGGGCGCACCTGATCGGCTTCTACGTCGACGGCGATCCCGGAAACCCCGAGCGCTACCTCCCGGTGATCGTGCAGTCGGGCCTGTCGCTGCCCGACGAGAGCTACTTCAGGCTCGACACCTTCGCCGAGACCCGGGCGGCGTACCGCGCGCACCTCGAGCGGCTGCTCGCGCTCGCCGGGATCGCGGATGCTGCGGGCACCGCCGACCGCTCGATCGCGCTCGAGACCGAGCTCGCCGGCCACCACTGGGACAACGTGCGCAGTCGTGACGCCGTCGCCACGTACAACCTCAAGACCTGGGCCGAGATCCAGGAGCTCGCCGGCGTCGACCTCGAGCCGTGGCGCGATGCCGTCGCACCCGCGCACCCCGAGGCGTTCGCCGAGGTCGTGGTCTCGCAGCCGAGCTTCCTCGAGGGACTCGGATCGCTGCTGACCGTCGCGCGCCTCGACGACTGGAAGGCCTGGCTGCGCGCGCAGGTCGTGCATGCCGCCGCTCCGTACCTGACCGACGACTTCGTGCAGGAGAACTTCTCGTTCTACGGCACCGAACTCACCGGCGTCCCCTCGATCCGCGAGCGCTGGAAGCGCGGTGTCTCGGTGACCGAGAGCGCGCTGAGCGAGGCGATCGGCAAGGTCTACGTCGAGCGGCACTACCCGCCCACGGCGAAGGCCGCGATGGACGAGCTCGTGGCCAACCTCATCGAGGCGTACCGGCAGAGCATCACCGACCTCGAATGGATGACCGCCGAGACCCGAGAGCGGGCGCTCGCCAAGCTCGACTCCTTCACGCCCAAGATCGGGCACCCCGCCGTCTGGCGTGACTACTCGAGCCTCGAGATCGACCGCGCCGACCTGTTCGGCAACGTGCGGCGCGCCGCGATCTTCGAGCACGACCGCAACGTGGCGAAGGTCGGCAAGCCCATCGATCGCGACGAATGGCACATGCCGCCGCAGATGGTCAACGCCTACTACAACCCCTCGATGAACGAGATCGTGTTCCCGGCGGCGATCCTGCAGTACCCGTTCTTCGATGCGTCACGCGACGCCGCTGCCAACTACGGCGGCATCGGCGCGGTCATCGGTCACGAGATCGGTCACGGGTTCGACGACCAGGGCAGCCGTTACGACGGCGACGGCAAGCTCGAGGACTGGTGGACGGATGCCGATCGCTCGGCGTTCGAGGAGCGCACGAAGGCTCTGATCGCGCAGTACGACGAGCTCGTGCCTGAGGGCCTCGATGCCGAGCACCACGTCAACGGTGCGCTGACGATCGGCGAGAACATCGGCGATCTGGGCGGCCTCGGCATCGCGCTCAAGGCCTACGAGATCGCGCTCGACGGCGCGGAGGCCCCGGTGATCGACGGTTACACGGGCGTGCAGCGCCTGCTGCTGTCGTGGGCGCAGGTCTGGCAGCAGAAGAGCCGCGACGCCGAGACTCTGCGGCTGCTCACGATCGATCCGCACTCGCCGAACGAGTTCCGCTGCAATCAGATCGTCCGCAACATCGATGCGTTCTACGACGCGTTCGACGTGGCCGAGACCGATGCGCTGTGGCTTCCCCAGGAGTCGCGAGTGACGATCTGGTGAGACGTCGGGCCCGGTGCGCCCGGGCCTCGACGGGGCGCTCTGCACGCTCCGGATGACGATCTGATGACCGTATTCCGGAGTACGCAGAGCATCCTCACCTGGCGGGGTTACGATATCGGTGCTGCGGAGGATGGACACCGCAGCATCCCGCCAATCCATTCCCCCTCCTAAGGATCACGCGTGGGTGCTCCCGAGCCTGTCGACGGCCCGCCACTGGCCGCCCTGCGCCGCTCTCAGCGGCCCAGCCGACGCTTGCCGCGTCGTGCCGCCGAGGGGCGGCGATCGTTCACCTCCACGCTGCGCGCACTCGAGCAGCTGGCGGATGCCGGCGCCCAGGTGTCGGTGCACGTCGTCGACCTCGACAGCCACACCCATGTGCTTGCGGGTGATGACCATGTGACGATGCCGGTCGCGGGACTCGGTGTCGTCCCTCTGCTGATCGAGGTGGCGGCGGCGTTCGAGGCGGGCACGCTCGACCCGCTCGAGATCGTCGAACGCACCGCCGTCGACGCGGTCTCGACGTCAGGGCTGTGGCGGCACCTGCATGCGCCCGCGCTGCCGCTCGAAGACCTGGCCGTGCTCGCTGCGACGGCCGGAGACCCCATCGCCGTCAACGCGCTGCTGCAGAGGGTGGGCCACGATCGCGTGCGTCACCGCATCGAGGCGCTCGGGCTGCGCCGCACGGCTCTGCTCGATCGGTTCCGCGATGAGCGCGGGCCCGACGACGCCCCTCAGGTCGCCGTGGGCTCGGCGCGCGAGCTGGCTGGTCTCTTCTCCGCGCTCGTGAACTCGCAGGTGGTGGGTGCGTCGGTGAGCGCTCAGGTGTCGGAGTGGCTGAGCTTGAACCAGGATCTGAGCCTCGTCGCCTCTGCGACCGGTCTCGATCCCTTCGCGCACGATCACGATGCGCACGGCCTGCTGTTCATCAACAAGACCGGCCGCGACCGCGGCGTGCGCGCAGAGGCGGGAGTCCTCGCAGGTCCCCGCGCAGGCGTCGCCTACTCGCTGATCGTCTGCTTCGACGACCTGTCGATCGCGCACCGGCTGCGGGCGCACGACGCCTTCCGCGTCCTCGGCGTAGAGCTCATGGAGTACACGCACTGATCTTCGGGCGCCCCCACGCGAGGCATGGCTAGCCTGGAGGCATGCCACGCACCGACTGGACCCCGCATCGCCGCGACGACGGCGAGATGCTCGGCTGGATCCACCCCGAGGGCGATGCATGGGCCGCTGTCGATGTGCTCGGCCGCGCCGTGACCGAGCCGATGGAGTGGCTCGACGCCGAGGCGGCGCTCGACGCGCACGGCATCTCGTGGCTCGCAGACCCGTGGATGCTCGACGGTGAGGCGGAGCTGCCGCTGCGCGTCCGCATCCTCGAGGTCACGCCCGAGGGCGAGGGGATCGCGGGGCGGGTGGTCGTGAAGGTCGACGACTTCGGCGATGTCACCCGCCCGCTCACGCAGCAGTTCGTGCTCGAGTGGCCGGCCCCCGATCGGCTGCGGCTGCCGTTGCCGACGGATCCCGACCCTCGGGTGTTCTGACCTGAGCGCGGCTGGCGGTCAGCTCTGCGGCGCCGTCACCCGGGAAGTGACGGATGCTGCTCGGCAGAGCGCTGGCGCGGGATGAACAGCGACAGGACGAGCGCGACGATCCCGGCGGCGATCGCGAGCCAGAAGCACACGTCGAATGCCGCCCGGGTGGGCACTGAGACGCCGCCCACGTCGACGCTCATCGCGGCGAGCACCCCTCCCATCACAGCAGATGCGCTCGAGGTGCCGACCGAGCGGAAGAGCGCGTTCAAGCCGTTCGAGGCGCCGGTCTCGTTGGCGGGCACCGACCGCATGATGATCATCGGCATGGCGGCGAACGTGAATCCGATCCCGACGCCGATCAGCAGGTTGCCGACCAGGATGTGCCAGACCTCGCTCGACCAGAGCAGCACGAACACGTAGGCGAGCACGATGGCTCCCGCTCCCACGGTGAAGAGCGGCCGGGGTCCGACCGTGCGCTCGAGCCAGCCTGACAGCGGCGAGATCACCATCATCACGAGCCCGGCCGGCATGATGACCAGCGACGCCGAGACCATGTCGAGTCCGAAGCCCGCGCCCGAGGTGGCGGGCCCCTCGAGCAGCTGGGGGAAGGTCACGTTCGACGCGAACAGCGCGAAGCCCATGCCGATCGCGGCGATGTTCGTGAAGAGCACCGCGGGGCGCGCGGCGACCCGCAGATCGAGCAGCGGATCCGTCGTCCTCAGCTGATACCAGCCCCACACGAGCAGCACGCCGACGCCGCCGATGATGCACGTGAGAGTCAGCGGAGCCGTCCAGCCCCACTCCGCTCCGCGTGAGACGAACAGCAGGATGCCGGTGAGGCCGATCGCGAGCCCGATGGCGCCGAGCACGTCGAGGCGTCCGGGGAACCGCAGCACGTCCTCGGGGATCACGAGCAGCACGAGTGCGAGGCCCACGACGCCGAGAGCCGCAGCCAGCCAGAACAGCCAGTGCCAGTCGGCGTTCACTGCCAGCAGGGCCGCGACCGGCATCCCGATCGCGCCCCCGACGCCCATCGTCGCGCTCATCAGGGCGACGGCGGTGCCGAGTCTTTCGGGCGGCAGCACGTCGCGCATGATCGCGATGCCGAGCGGCACGACGCCCGTCACGGCACCCTGCAGCGCACGCCCGATGATCACGCCGACGATCGACCCCGAGAGGGCGGCGATCACCGAGCCGACGATGAGCAGCGCCAGCAGCACGATCACGACGCGTCGCTTGCCGTACATGTCGCCGAGGCGGCCCGAGATCGGGGTGGCGACCGCAGCGACGAGCAGGGTGATCGTGACGACCCAGGTGGTGTCTTCGCGGGAGGCGTTCAGCAGGTGCGGCAGCTCGGCCTGAAGCGGTACGACGAGGGTGAACATGAACGACGAGCACAGCCCGGCGAACGCGAGCACCGCGACGACCGCCCAGCGAGGAGCCCTCCGGGAGAGCCTTCTGCGTGCGCGATCGTCGTTCTCTCCCATCGCCTCAGGCTATCGGCGATCCGCACACCCGGCCGCGCCCGCCCCGCGCGCGGGGTGCGCTCAGCTCACGCCCTTCATGAGCCGGAGGACGGGCTTCGCCGACAGCAGCAGTCCGATTCCGACGACGATCGCGATCCCGCCGAGGATCGAGAAATAGGGCACCTCGTTCTTCGGGTCGTAGAACTGCACGAGCCAGCCCGAGATGGCCGTGCCCAGTGCCACGGAGAGGAAGAACAGCGCGACCATCTGCGTGTGGAAGACCCGGGGCGCCAGCTTGGTCGTGACCGAGAGCCCGACCGGCGAGATCAGCAGCTCGGCGATCGTGAAGACCAGGAGGATGCCCACGATCGCGAGCAGGGGAGTCGAGTTCGCGGCTCCGTTCGCGAAGGGCAGGAACAGCAGGAAGGCGGCTCCCATGATGATCGCGCCGAGTGCGAACTTCACCGGTGTCGACGGCTGACGGGCGCCCAGACGCGTCCAGATCGCGGCGAAGACCCCCGACAGGATGATGATGAAGACCGGGTTGATCGACTGCACCCAGGAGATGGGCATCTCGAAGCCGAACAGATCGCGGTTCAGCCGCTCGTCCGAATACACCGTGAGCACAGTGAACTGCTGCTGATACAGCGACCAGAAGGCGACGCTCGTGATGAAGAGCGGCAGGAACCCCCATACGCGCGAGCGCTCGGTCCCGTCGATCCGACGGCTCGTCAGGATGACCGCGAAGTACGTGACCGAGGCGACGACCGTGGCGATGATGACGATGGTGGCGAGGTTGTCGGCGGTGATGACCCCGACCAGCACGAGCACGGCGATGAGCACCACGGCGGCGACGGCGATCGCGGCGACGAGCGGGTAGCGCGATCTCGGCAGCGGGTTCGGCACGTTCCGCGCCTCATCGGGAAGAGCACGCCGGCCGAAGGCATACTGCACCAGGCCCAGGGTCATGCCGATCGCGGCGAGTCCGAAGCCGAAGTGGAAGCCGAGCGTCGACTGCAGGATGCCGGTGAGGATGGGGCCGAGGAACGCGCCGAGGTTGATGCCGAGGTAGAACAGCGAGAAGCCCGCGTCGCGACGCGTGTCGTTGGGGCCGTAGAGCGTGCCCACGACCGCCGTCGCGTTCGCCTTGAGGCCGCCGGACCCGAGCGCCACGAGCACCAGGCCCACGCCCACACCGAGGAAGCCCGGCAGCAGCGCGAGTGCGACATGGCCGGCCACGATGACGATCGCGCTGAGGAACAGCACCCGCTCCGACCCCAGGATGCGGTCGGCGATCCATGCGCCCAGGATGGTCGAGAGATAGACCGACCCGCCGTAGGCGCCGACGATTCCACCTGCGACCGCCTGGGAGAGCCCGAGCCCGCCCTCGGTCACCGAGAAGTAGAGGTAGATCAGCAGGATGCCCTGCATGCCGTAGAAGCTGAACCGCTCCCACATCTCGACGCCGAACACGTGCACGAGCGCCCAGGGCTGCCCGAAGAAGCGCGTGTCGGACTGATCGGACGTGGTCTTGCTGGTTGCCATCCCTCCACGGTACGCCTCGTCAGGGCGCCGATCACAGCCGGATCGCGTCGCGCGATTCCGAAATCCTGCACCGGAGGGGCAGACTGGGGTCGTGCGAACCATCCGTGATCTCGACACCGTTGAACTCATCATCGACGCGCAGAGCCTGCTGGACTCGATCCGCGGCCCCGAGCGCGTCATCGACGCCGGAACCCTGCGTGCGCTGCAGCAATCGGGCAACTACGTCGTCGGCCTCTTCGACGCGGAGGACGGTGAGGAGCGCATGGTCGGCGCCTCCATCGCGTTCTTCGGCGCCCCGGCGCGGCGGGCCATGCACTCGCACATCACCGCGCTGCTCCCCGAGTACCGCGGTCGCGGGTGGGGGCGTGAGCTCAAGGAGCACCAGCGTCAGTGGGCGTTCTCGCGCGACGTCGGCAGGATCAGCTGGACGTTCGACCCGCTCGTAGCCCGCAACGCGCACTTCTTCCTGACCGTGCTCGGAGCGCGTGTGACCGGATACTCGGTCAACCGGTACGGGATCTTCGGTGGCGGTGACGCAGGCGACGAGAGTGATCGACTCGACGTCGAGTGGGCGCTCGCCGACATCGCGAAGCAGCCCGACGCCGATTCCGTCGTCGAGACCCTCGAGATCCCGAACGACATCGAGGCGATGAGGGTCTCTGACCCGGATGCCGCGCATGAGTGGCGCCTGCGCCTGCGCGCCCAGATGGAGGGGCTGCTCGGCAGCGGCCTCACCCTGTCGGGATTCGACGTCGACAAGGGTTACCTCTTCTCGGCCTGAGAGTTGCGCTCCGGCCCGCGCGGATAAGATTGACGTGCCCGTGATCACGGGTCATCTCCCGCATCCGACCATTGGAGCCACCGTGGCCGAACAGTCCCGTCTCGACAAGGTCATCGCCCTTGCCCGCCACCGCGGGTTCGTCTTCCAGGCGGGTGAGATCTACGGCGGTTCGAGGTCGGCGTGGGATTACGGACCCCTCGGCACCGAGCTCAAAGAGAACATCCGCCGCCAGTGGTGGCAGACGTTCGTGCGCGGTCGCGGCGACATGGTCGGGCTCGACTCCAGCATCATCCTGCCCAAGCGCGTCTGGGAGGCCTCGGGTCACGTCGCCACCTTCACGGACCCGCTGGTCGAGTGCCTGAGCTGCCACAAGCGCTTCCGTGCCGACAACCTGATCGAGGATTTCGAGGCGCGCAAGGGCCGCAAGGCCGAGAACGGTCTCGCCGACGTGCCCTGCCCGAACTGCGGCACCAAGGGCCAGTACACCGAGCCCAAGTCCTTCTCAGGTCTGGTGAAGACCTATCTCGGAGTCGTCGACGACGAGTCCGGCCTGCACTTCCTGCGTCCCGAGACCGCTCAGGGCATCTTCGTGAACTTCTCGAACGTGCTCACCGCCAGCCGTAAGAAGCCGCCGTTCGGCATCGGCCAGGTCGGCAAGGCGTTCCGCAACGAGATCACCCCGGGTAACTTCATCTTCCGCACCCGCGAGTTCGAGCAGATGGAGATCGAGTTCTTCACGCCGCCGGCCGACGCGCAGGAGTGGTTCGAGCACTGGGTCGAGGCCTGCTGGAACTGGTTCATCGATCTGGGCATCGACCCCGCGAACATGCGTCAGTTCGACGTGCCAGAAGACGACCGCGCGCACTACTCCGCCGGAACGATCGACGTCGAGTACCGCTTCGGCTTCACCGGCAAGGAGTGGGGCGAGCTCATGGGCGTCGCCAACCGCACCGACTACGACCTGTCGAGCCACAGCGAGGCATCCGGCCAGAGCCTCACCTACTTCGATCAGGCGACCGGCGACCGCTACACCCCGTATGTGATCGAGCCGTCGTTCGGCCTCACGCGCGCCATGATGGCGTTCCTCGTCGACGCGTACCGCGAGGAGGAGGTGCCGAACGCGAAGGGCGGCACCGACGTGCGCACCGTGCTCAAGCTCGACCCGCGTCTCGCCCCCGTCAAGGCCGCCGTGCTGCCCCTGAGCCGCAACGAGCGCCTGTCGCCGCTGGCGCGCGAGGTCGCCGACACCCTGCGCAGCTCGTGGGCCGTCGACTTCGACGACGCCGGAGCGATCGGCCGTCGTTACCGCCGCCAGGACGAGATCGGAACGCCGTTCTGCGTCACGATCGACTTCGACTCGCTCGACGACCGCGCCGTGACGGTGCGCGACCGCGACACCATGGCGCAGGAGCGCGTGTCGATCGACGAGCTCCACGAGTACCTCGCGGAGCGCCTCAAGGGAGCGTGATCCTGATGGGTTCTCCGGGGGGAGGGACGCAGGAGGAGCATCGCGCGGCGACGCGAGCGGTGGCCGCGCTCGTGCTCGGCGCGTTGGCGGTGAGCTGGATGCTGCTCGCGGTGCTCGATCTTCGCGACAACGACGGGGCGGCGCCCCTCATCGCGATGTTCGGCGTCCCGGCGATCACCTCGGCGTTCGTCATCCAGATCGTGATGACGCGACTGGGTGAGCGCAAGAGAGTGCCGAAGCCGGTGCTGTGGCTGATGCTCGCCGTGCTGCCGCTCGGGACCCTGCTCGGTTTCGTGGTGGCGTTCCTGCGTGAGCCCGAGTACTTCGTGGGCGAAGAGAGTCCCTGGATGCTGATCTGGGTGCCGATCTTCATCTGCGTCGGGGTGATGCTGGGCGCTCTGGTGTGGTTCTTCTTCGTCTTCCCCCTCGTGTCGCTCGCGAAGGTGATCCGTCTGATCGTCCGCCGTGAGGCGCAGCCCACGGCATTGATCATGCCGCTCGTGCTCCTCGCCCTCGGGGTCGTGTGCATCGTCGGGGGCATGTCGATGTCGAGCGGTGAGGTCGGACGCCGGGCCGAGGCGCAGATCATCGCCGCTTTCTTCGGACTCCCGGGCAGCTATGAGGTGATCTGGGAACCGGGGCTCTGGATCGTGCGCGGCATCGTCGCGGCGATCGTGATCGTCCTCGCCGTGCCCGCGATCGCTGCGCGCCTGCGTCGGGGCGCCGTCAGCTCGTGAGCGTCAGCTGCACCTGATCGGTGCCGCCCGCCTCGACCCACGCCAGCGAGCGCTCGAGGATGCCGCGCAGCACGCCGAGGTCGACCTGCTCGAGGTCCTTGATGTACAGGCAGCCGACCCCGGTGGTGTGCGGGCCGAGCTTTTCGAGCGCCTCGCGGTGCGCATCGACCCCGTCGAACAGATAGATCGTCGTCGCGGCCTTGCGCGGGGCGAAGCCGAGCAGACCGCTGTCGCCCTCGGTGCCGGTGGGGTACCTGTAGTGGCAGCTGCCGAAGCCGATGATCGTCCCCCAGGTCTGCGGCGCGCGGCCGGTGATCTCCTGCATGAGTGCGGTCAGCGTCTCGGCGTCCCGCCGGCGTGCGGCGGGGCTGGAGCGGGCGATGAGGCCGGCGACGTCATCGCCGGTGGGCTTCATGCCTTCGCCTTCGCCGCGGCCTTCATGGCCTTCTTGTGCTCGCGCACCTTGGTGAGCGACTCGGGTGAGACGATGTCGGCGACGCTGCGGTACGAGCCCTCGACGCCGTAGTCACCGGCCGCCTCACGCCAGCCCGCTCCGTCGAAGCCGTACTGCTTTCCCAGCAGCGCGAGGAAGATCCTGGCCTTCTGCTCACCGAATCCGGGGAGGGCCTTGAGACGCTTCAGCACCTCGGCACCCGAGGGGTCGCCCTCGGTCCAGATCGCCGATGCATCGCCATCCCATTGATCGACGATGGTCTGACACAGCGTCTGTACGCGCGCGGCCATCGAGCCCGGAAAGCGGTGCACCGCCGGGGTCGCCTTGAACGCGGCGAGGAACTCCTCCGGGTCCATGCGCGCGATGGCGGCGGCATCCGCTGCGCCCGTGCGCTGCTCGATCTTGAGTGGGCCCGCGAACGCGGTCTCCATCGGAACCTGCTGGTCGAGCAGCATGCCCACCAGCAGTGCCAGCGGATTGTCTGTGAGCAGGCTGTCGGCGGCGGTGTCTCCGGTGATGTGAAGGGCCATGTGTCCAGTGTGGCACCGCCGCATGCCGGATCGGTGTCAGATGCGCTGGAGTCGGGGCAACGGGCCCTCGAGCCGTGCGATCGAGACTCGGACGTCGGCGATGTCGGCTTTGAGCTCGGTTTCGACGTTGTGGATGTCGGCTTTGAGTTCGGTGCGGAGGTCGTGGATGTCGGTCTTGAGTTCGGTGCGGAGGTCGGCGATGTCGGTCTTGAGTTCGGTACGGAGCTCGGCGATGTCGGTCTTGAGTTCGGTGCGGAGCTCGTGGATGTCGGTCTTGAGCTCGGTGCGGAGCTCGGCGATGTCGGTCTTGAGTTCGGTGCGGAGGTCGTGGATGTCGGTCTTGAGCTCGGTGCGGAGGTCGTGGATGTCGGTCTTGAGCTCGGTGCGGAGCTCGGCGATGTCGGTCTTGAGTTCGGTACGCAGGTCGGCGATGTCGGTCTTGAGCTCGGTACGCAGGTCGGCGATGTCGGTCTCGACCTTCGTGAAGCGCTCGTCGACCCTGTCGAAGCGAACCTCGAGCCCGTGAGACTGCCGCGCGAGCATCCGGGAAACCCCTCCGAGCACCGTGGCGGTGAAGGCGAACAGCGCGATGATGATGCCGATCACATTCGGGTCCACGAGCATGCTCCCAGT
This window contains:
- a CDS encoding DUF1801 domain-containing protein, with the protein product MKPTGDDVAGLIARSSPAARRRDAETLTALMQEITGRAPQTWGTIIGFGSCHYRYPTGTEGDSGLLGFAPRKAATTIYLFDGVDAHREALEKLGPHTTGVGCLYIKDLEQVDLGVLRGILERSLAWVEAGGTDQVQLTLTS
- a CDS encoding apolipoprotein A1/A4/E family protein; protein product: MLVDPNVIGIIIALFAFTATVLGGVSRMLARQSHGLEVRFDRVDERFTKVETDIADLRTELKTDIADLRTELKTDIAELRTELKTDIHDLRTELKTDIHDLRTELKTDIAELRTELKTDIHELRTELKTDIAELRTELKTDIADLRTELKTDIHDLRTELKADIHNVETELKADIADVRVSIARLEGPLPRLQRI
- a CDS encoding HhH-GPD-type base excision DNA repair protein, giving the protein MALHITGDTAADSLLTDNPLALLVGMLLDQQVPMETAFAGPLKIEQRTGAADAAAIARMDPEEFLAAFKATPAVHRFPGSMAARVQTLCQTIVDQWDGDASAIWTEGDPSGAEVLKRLKALPGFGEQKARIFLALLGKQYGFDGAGWREAAGDYGVEGSYRSVADIVSPESLTKVREHKKAMKAAAKAKA
- a CDS encoding glycine--tRNA ligase, translating into MAEQSRLDKVIALARHRGFVFQAGEIYGGSRSAWDYGPLGTELKENIRRQWWQTFVRGRGDMVGLDSSIILPKRVWEASGHVATFTDPLVECLSCHKRFRADNLIEDFEARKGRKAENGLADVPCPNCGTKGQYTEPKSFSGLVKTYLGVVDDESGLHFLRPETAQGIFVNFSNVLTASRKKPPFGIGQVGKAFRNEITPGNFIFRTREFEQMEIEFFTPPADAQEWFEHWVEACWNWFIDLGIDPANMRQFDVPEDDRAHYSAGTIDVEYRFGFTGKEWGELMGVANRTDYDLSSHSEASGQSLTYFDQATGDRYTPYVIEPSFGLTRAMMAFLVDAYREEEVPNAKGGTDVRTVLKLDPRLAPVKAAVLPLSRNERLSPLAREVADTLRSSWAVDFDDAGAIGRRYRRQDEIGTPFCVTIDFDSLDDRAVTVRDRDTMAQERVSIDELHEYLAERLKGA